Proteins from a genomic interval of Streptococcus oralis:
- a CDS encoding SMI1/KNR4 family protein, with protein sequence MALKEVYEYFRHYDKETYQVVACMGNEPSEEDVQDFENQYGIRLPEDFRVFTMSSLGGLFMEVREELWPRAKAYDVAPFWTFCRGIKVLGIANGIPDFLDIRLKTKELHALGFVDYIPFLSIIGDGDVIFCFDKDNHIVALDWYNSGETEELECDFSGLLLHQIAELEERKNEMVKLLEKGKSSQ encoded by the coding sequence ATGGCACTCAAGGAAGTTTATGAGTATTTTCGTCACTATGATAAGGAAACTTATCAGGTTGTCGCCTGCATGGGTAATGAACCATCGGAAGAAGATGTTCAGGATTTTGAAAATCAATACGGCATTCGTCTGCCAGAAGATTTCAGGGTATTCACCATGTCATCTCTGGGAGGTCTCTTTATGGAAGTCAGAGAAGAGCTATGGCCAAGAGCCAAGGCTTACGATGTAGCACCATTTTGGACCTTCTGTCGAGGTATTAAGGTCTTGGGAATTGCAAATGGCATCCCAGACTTCTTAGACATTCGTCTTAAAACCAAGGAATTACACGCTCTGGGCTTTGTGGATTATATTCCATTTCTGTCTATCATCGGGGATGGAGATGTGATTTTTTGCTTTGATAAGGACAATCATATAGTAGCTCTAGATTGGTATAATAGTGGCGAAACTGAAGAGCTTGAATGTGATTTTTCAGGACTTTTACTCCATCAAATTGCAGAGCTAGAAGAACGTAAAAATGAGATGGTCAAGCTTTTGGAAAAGGGGAAATCTAGTCAATAA